One region of Mycolicibacterium rhodesiae NBB3 genomic DNA includes:
- a CDS encoding bifunctional FO biosynthesis protein CofGH — translation MALNPQHGADLFNPVVPPKSGAPSAASLRRVLRRARDGVALNVEEAAIAMTARGDDLADLCASAARVRDAGLEAAGRRGPTGRLPVSYSRKVFIPVTHLCRDTCHYCTFVTVPGKLRSQGAGMYMEADEILEVARRGAELGCKEALFTLGDRPEARWDEARQWLDERGYDSTLDYVRAMAIRVLEETGLLPHLNPGVMSWAELSRLKPVAPSMGMMLETTSRRLFETRGLAHYGSPDKDPDVRLRTLDDAGRLSIPFTTGLLVGIGETLTERAETVHAIRRSHKEFGHVQEVIVQNFRAKDHTAMASTPDAGFDEFVATVAVTRLVMGPRVRIQAPPNLVSRSECLALVGAGVDDWGGVSPLTPDHVNPERPWPALDELAAVTSEAGFDLVQRLTAQPQYVQAGAAWIDPRVRGHVDALADPDTGLALDVNPTGRPWQEPDESWESLGRTDLHSAIDDSGRLTETRSDLGSAFGDWESIREKVHELAARAPERIDTDVLAALRSAERDPAGLSDDEYLALAIADGPALDAVAALADSLRRDTVGDDVTFVVNRNINFTNICYTGCRFCAFAQRKGDADAFSLSVDEVADRAWEAHVAGATEVCMQGGIDPELPVTGYADLVRAVKKRVPSMHVHAFSPMEIANGVTKSGLSIREWLTSLREAGLGSIPGTAAEILDDEVRWVLTKGKLPTSMWIEVVSTAHEVGLRSSSTMMYGHVDQPRHWVGHLRVLREIQDRTGGFTEFVPLPFVHQSSPLYLAGGARPGPTHRDNRAVHALARIMLHGRISNIQTSWVKLGTERTQVMLNGGANDLGGTLMEETISRMAGSEFGSAKSVEELVAIAEGIGRPARQRSTTYAPLAA, via the coding sequence GTGGCACTGAACCCCCAACACGGCGCCGATCTGTTCAATCCGGTGGTCCCACCGAAGTCCGGCGCGCCCAGCGCTGCCAGCCTTCGACGCGTCCTGCGACGAGCCCGCGATGGCGTGGCATTGAACGTGGAGGAAGCCGCGATCGCGATGACCGCGCGCGGCGACGACCTCGCGGATCTGTGCGCCAGCGCGGCCCGGGTGCGGGACGCCGGCCTGGAGGCCGCGGGCCGTCGCGGTCCCACCGGGCGGCTGCCGGTGAGTTATTCGCGCAAGGTGTTCATTCCCGTCACTCACCTGTGCCGAGACACCTGCCACTACTGCACCTTCGTGACGGTTCCCGGCAAGCTGCGGTCGCAGGGCGCCGGGATGTACATGGAGGCCGACGAGATCCTCGAGGTCGCGCGACGAGGTGCCGAGCTGGGCTGCAAAGAGGCGCTGTTCACCCTCGGCGACCGACCCGAGGCGCGCTGGGACGAGGCGCGGCAGTGGCTCGACGAGCGAGGCTATGACTCGACGCTCGACTACGTGCGGGCGATGGCGATCCGGGTCCTCGAGGAGACCGGGTTGTTGCCGCATCTGAATCCCGGCGTCATGAGTTGGGCGGAGCTCTCGCGGCTCAAACCGGTCGCGCCGTCGATGGGCATGATGCTGGAGACAACGTCGCGGCGGTTGTTCGAGACCAGGGGCCTGGCGCACTACGGCAGCCCGGACAAGGACCCAGACGTCAGGTTGCGCACGCTGGACGACGCGGGCCGGTTGTCCATTCCGTTCACGACGGGCCTGCTGGTCGGAATCGGGGAGACGCTGACCGAACGCGCCGAAACCGTTCACGCGATCCGACGCTCGCACAAGGAGTTCGGTCATGTACAGGAAGTGATCGTGCAGAACTTCCGGGCCAAGGACCACACCGCGATGGCGTCCACACCGGACGCCGGGTTCGACGAATTCGTCGCGACGGTGGCGGTCACGCGCCTGGTGATGGGGCCCAGGGTCCGCATCCAGGCGCCGCCGAACCTGGTGTCGCGCTCGGAGTGCCTGGCGCTGGTCGGCGCAGGCGTCGATGACTGGGGCGGGGTGTCGCCGCTGACCCCGGATCACGTCAACCCCGAACGGCCGTGGCCCGCGCTCGACGAGTTGGCGGCGGTCACCTCCGAAGCCGGCTTCGACCTGGTGCAGCGACTGACGGCCCAGCCGCAGTATGTGCAGGCCGGTGCGGCGTGGATCGACCCGCGGGTGCGTGGCCACGTCGACGCGCTGGCCGACCCGGACACCGGTCTGGCGCTCGACGTCAACCCCACCGGGCGGCCCTGGCAGGAGCCCGACGAGAGCTGGGAATCGTTGGGCCGCACCGATCTACATTCGGCCATCGACGACTCGGGCCGCCTCACCGAGACCCGCAGTGATCTGGGCAGCGCGTTCGGCGACTGGGAGTCGATCCGCGAGAAGGTGCACGAGCTCGCGGCCCGAGCTCCTGAACGCATCGACACCGATGTGCTGGCCGCATTGCGCTCGGCGGAGCGCGATCCGGCCGGGCTCTCCGACGACGAGTATCTGGCACTCGCGATCGCAGACGGTCCAGCACTGGATGCCGTTGCAGCACTAGCAGATTCGCTGCGACGCGACACTGTCGGCGACGACGTGACGTTCGTGGTCAACCGGAACATCAACTTCACCAACATCTGCTACACCGGTTGCCGGTTCTGTGCTTTCGCGCAGCGCAAGGGCGATGCTGATGCGTTCTCGCTGTCGGTCGACGAGGTCGCTGACCGGGCGTGGGAGGCACACGTCGCGGGGGCGACAGAGGTGTGCATGCAGGGCGGCATCGACCCCGAATTACCGGTGACCGGTTATGCCGATCTGGTGCGCGCGGTCAAGAAACGTGTGCCGTCGATGCACGTACACGCGTTTTCGCCGATGGAAATCGCAAACGGCGTCACCAAGAGCGGGCTCTCGATCCGCGAATGGCTGACGAGCCTTCGCGAGGCCGGCCTGGGCTCGATTCCCGGCACGGCCGCCGAAATCCTCGACGACGAGGTGCGGTGGGTGCTGACCAAGGGCAAGCTGCCGACGTCGATGTGGATCGAAGTCGTCTCGACCGCGCACGAAGTCGGCCTGCGGTCGAGTTCGACCATGATGTACGGGCACGTCGACCAGCCACGGCACTGGGTCGGGCACCTTCGCGTACTGCGCGAAATCCAGGACCGCACAGGAGGTTTCACCGAGTTCGTGCCTCTGCCGTTCGTACACCAGAGCTCGCCGCTGTACCTTGCCGGCGGGGCGCGGCCCGGCCCGACGCACCGCGACAACCGTGCAGTGCATGCGCTGGCGCGGATCATGCTGCACGGCAGGATCTCCAACATCCAGACCAGCTGGGTCAAGCTCGGCACCGAGCGCACACAGGTGATGCTCAACGGCGGCGCCAACGATCTGGGCGGCACGCTGATGGAGGAGACCATCTCGCGGATGGCGGGCTCGGAGTTCGGTTCGGCCAAGAGCGTGGAAGAACTGGTCGCGATCGCCGAGGGCATCGGTCGGCCGGCGCGGCAACGCTCCACGACGTACGCGCCATTGGCTGCCTAG
- a CDS encoding DUF2231 domain-containing protein: MNTISGIPAHALLVHGMVVLAPLTALLEILCAFWPAARRRLVWLVLAFAVVTTVLTPLTTSAGEWLLQEGGPPRPILQEHVERGEWMIYFSVAMLIVAVALAALHWAEGRSDKPRKAAAAVLAVVSLVVGVSSIVTVVRIGDAGAQAVWGDRG; encoded by the coding sequence ATGAACACCATTTCCGGAATTCCTGCGCACGCGTTGTTGGTTCACGGCATGGTGGTGCTCGCGCCGCTGACGGCGCTGCTCGAGATCCTGTGTGCATTCTGGCCCGCCGCACGTCGCCGGCTGGTGTGGCTGGTGTTGGCATTCGCCGTGGTGACGACGGTGCTCACACCGTTGACCACATCGGCCGGTGAGTGGCTTCTGCAGGAGGGCGGACCGCCGCGACCGATTCTGCAGGAACATGTCGAACGGGGTGAGTGGATGATCTACTTCTCGGTCGCCATGCTGATCGTCGCGGTGGCCTTGGCGGCGCTGCACTGGGCGGAAGGCAGATCGGACAAACCGCGCAAGGCCGCCGCGGCAGTCCTTGCCGTCGTCTCCCTCGTGGTCGGCGTGTCCTCGATCGTCACCGTCGTGCGGATCGGGGACGCCGGTGCGCAAGCCGTCTGGGGTGATCGCGGCTGA
- a CDS encoding YceI family protein, protein MTVAVATDLGTGTWAIDPVHSTINFSVRHLMVSKVRGTFDNFSGAIVVAEDGTASVTAEIAVDSINTRNEQRDAHVRSADFFDAEKYPIATFASTGVRPDGDRYLVDGDFTLKGVTKPITLELEFNGVNPGMGHGEVAGFESSVVLNRKDFGIDIDLPLETGGAVVGDKITVTLEIEALRQA, encoded by the coding sequence ATGACCGTCGCTGTAGCCACCGACCTGGGCACCGGTACCTGGGCCATCGACCCCGTCCACTCGACCATCAACTTTTCGGTACGCCACCTCATGGTGAGCAAGGTGCGAGGCACCTTCGACAACTTCAGCGGCGCGATCGTCGTCGCCGAAGACGGCACCGCGTCGGTGACCGCCGAGATTGCCGTCGATTCGATCAACACCCGCAACGAGCAGCGTGACGCGCACGTCCGGTCCGCAGACTTCTTCGATGCCGAGAAGTATCCGATTGCCACCTTCGCCTCGACAGGTGTCCGGCCTGACGGCGACCGCTATCTGGTCGACGGCGACTTCACCCTCAAGGGGGTGACCAAGCCGATCACCCTCGAACTGGAGTTCAACGGCGTCAACCCCGGCATGGGCCACGGTGAGGTCGCAGGATTCGAATCCTCGGTCGTGTTGAACCGCAAGGACTTCGGCATCGACATCGACCTACCGCTGGAAACCGGCGGCGCCGTCGTCGGCGACAAGATCACCGTCACCCTGGAGATCGAGGCGCTTCGGCAGGCGTGA
- a CDS encoding LmeA family phospholipid-binding protein has product MTYPRYAGNAMYAGQTATPARGAGFHSAPTHNGPIPAPYAPTQVRPIPPASYAPTQVRPIPLVAQYQPPAPPVQPPAPPPQPPANRKRGRGPLAILLILVIVLATAAAGLVGAEFFARTIAVSKVKSATACFIEASEDSVDVTFETSPPVLMQYFDDKYSGFTIGTNGTPIRGVHGVTADIAVDDLDLKGGANDAGTIGAINATVDWTSEGMRESANAALKEAIDEYLDDSIFGFLTDWISTDEVVTSIETDPSTGIVTLHGMFDSTIAVKPETTADGGIRLQIQPDSFSLGGDLDLPQEDLQSKLDEMTSELTDNKYNLRVDSLEVTDSGVVAQFSAKNIDIPASDGTGSCFDM; this is encoded by the coding sequence ATGACCTACCCCAGATACGCCGGAAACGCGATGTACGCAGGGCAGACGGCGACCCCGGCTCGTGGAGCAGGTTTCCATTCCGCGCCCACCCACAACGGGCCCATCCCCGCCCCGTACGCCCCCACCCAGGTTCGGCCCATCCCGCCCGCGTCGTACGCGCCCACGCAGGTTCGGCCGATCCCGCTGGTGGCGCAGTACCAGCCGCCGGCCCCGCCGGTCCAGCCGCCCGCTCCGCCGCCCCAGCCGCCCGCGAATCGCAAGCGCGGCCGTGGACCGCTCGCGATCCTCCTCATCCTGGTGATCGTGCTGGCCACCGCCGCGGCGGGTCTCGTCGGCGCCGAATTCTTCGCGCGCACCATCGCCGTCAGCAAGGTCAAGTCGGCCACCGCGTGCTTCATCGAGGCCTCCGAGGATTCCGTCGACGTGACGTTCGAGACCTCGCCGCCGGTGCTCATGCAGTACTTCGACGACAAGTACTCGGGATTCACGATCGGCACGAACGGCACTCCCATCCGCGGCGTGCACGGGGTCACCGCGGACATCGCCGTCGACGACCTCGACCTGAAGGGTGGCGCGAACGACGCGGGCACCATCGGCGCGATCAACGCAACCGTCGACTGGACCTCCGAAGGGATGCGCGAGTCGGCCAACGCCGCCCTCAAGGAAGCCATCGACGAATACCTCGACGACAGCATCTTCGGTTTCCTGACCGACTGGATCTCGACGGACGAAGTCGTGACGAGCATCGAGACGGATCCGTCGACCGGCATCGTCACCCTGCACGGCATGTTCGACAGCACCATCGCCGTCAAGCCGGAGACGACAGCCGACGGCGGCATCCGGCTGCAGATCCAGCCCGACAGCTTCTCGCTCGGCGGCGACCTGGATCTGCCTCAGGAGGACCTTCAGTCCAAGCTCGACGAGATGACCAGCGAGCTCACCGACAACAAGTACAACCTGCGCGTTGATTCGCTGGAGGTGACGGATAGCGGGGTGGTTGCGCAGTTCTCCGCGAAGAACATCGACATCCCGGCATCCGACGGCACCGGCAGCTGCTTCGACATGTGA
- the fdxA gene encoding ferredoxin, translated as MTYVIAEPCVDLKDKACIEECPVDCIYEGARMLYIHPDECVDCGACEPVCPVEAIYYEDDVPDQWTAYTQHNADFFAELGSPGGASKVGQTDNDPQVVKDLPPQEKD; from the coding sequence GTGACGTACGTCATTGCCGAACCCTGCGTCGACCTCAAAGACAAGGCATGTATCGAGGAATGCCCCGTCGACTGCATCTACGAGGGCGCCCGGATGCTCTACATCCACCCCGACGAGTGCGTGGACTGCGGAGCGTGTGAGCCTGTGTGCCCGGTGGAGGCCATCTACTACGAGGACGATGTTCCGGACCAGTGGACCGCCTATACCCAGCACAATGCCGATTTCTTCGCTGAACTCGGCTCTCCGGGTGGCGCGTCGAAGGTCGGCCAGACCGACAACGATCCGCAGGTCGTCAAGGATCTGCCTCCTCAGGAAAAGGACTGA
- the dapC gene encoding succinyldiaminopimelate transaminase, whose translation MKRRSASLPVFPWDTLADVTALARSHPDGMVDLSVGTPVDDVAPVIREALAAASSAPGYPTTAGTPALRASAVAALERRYGVTELAHDAVLPVIGTKELIAWLPTLLGLGPDELVVVPELAYPTYEVGARLAGTPFVRADSLTQLGPQSPALMYLNSPSNPTGRVLGVDHLRKVVGWARERGVLIASDECYLGLAWDAEPLSVLHPSVCGGDHTGLLALHSLSKTSSLAGYRAGFVAGDPSVVAELLAVRKHAGMMVPTPVQSAMVAALDDDDHEREQRGRYEQRRAALMPALQSAGLTVDHSEAGLYLWATRGEACRETVGWFAERGILVAPGEFYGPAGAQHVRVALTAADERISAAVQRLKD comes from the coding sequence TTGAAGCGCCGCTCGGCGTCGTTACCGGTGTTCCCGTGGGACACCTTGGCCGACGTCACCGCGCTGGCCCGGTCGCATCCTGACGGGATGGTCGACCTGTCGGTCGGCACTCCGGTCGATGACGTCGCGCCTGTCATCCGCGAGGCCCTGGCCGCCGCCAGTTCTGCACCCGGCTATCCGACGACGGCAGGCACGCCTGCGCTGCGCGCGTCCGCGGTAGCAGCACTCGAGCGCCGATACGGTGTCACCGAACTGGCCCACGACGCCGTGCTTCCGGTGATCGGCACCAAGGAGCTCATCGCCTGGCTGCCGACACTGCTCGGCCTCGGTCCCGACGAGCTCGTCGTGGTGCCGGAATTGGCTTATCCGACATACGAAGTCGGTGCGCGGTTGGCAGGCACACCGTTCGTGCGCGCGGACTCGCTGACACAGCTGGGCCCGCAGTCGCCCGCGCTGATGTACCTCAACTCGCCGAGCAACCCGACCGGCAGAGTGCTCGGTGTCGATCATCTGCGCAAAGTGGTCGGTTGGGCACGCGAGCGAGGTGTGCTCATCGCTTCCGACGAGTGCTACCTGGGGTTGGCGTGGGACGCCGAGCCCCTCTCGGTGTTGCATCCGTCGGTCTGCGGCGGCGACCACACGGGCCTGCTGGCACTGCACTCGCTGTCCAAGACGTCGTCGCTGGCGGGCTACCGCGCCGGTTTCGTCGCAGGGGACCCGTCCGTGGTCGCCGAGCTGCTGGCGGTGCGCAAGCACGCAGGCATGATGGTGCCCACGCCGGTGCAGTCCGCGATGGTTGCCGCGCTCGACGACGACGACCACGAACGCGAGCAGCGCGGGCGCTACGAGCAGCGCAGGGCCGCGCTCATGCCCGCCCTGCAGTCGGCCGGGTTGACGGTCGATCATTCGGAGGCCGGGCTGTACCTCTGGGCCACCCGCGGCGAGGCGTGCCGCGAGACCGTGGGCTGGTTCGCAGAACGCGGGATTCTCGTCGCGCCCGGCGAGTTCTACGGTCCGGCAGGCGCGCAGCATGTTCGCGTCGCCCTGACAGCGGCCGACGAGCGGATATCCGCTGCCGTGCAACGACTCAAGGATTGA
- a CDS encoding response regulator — MTTPTTVLLVDDHPVVREGLRGMIDAEADLTVVGEAGSGAEAITMAESLCPDVVLMDLRMPDVDGVTATERILAVLPETRIVVVTTYESDTDILRAVEAGATGYLLKDVSRTQLADAVRDAARGKTVLAPAVADRLVRFVRQPVPAALSTREVEVLGLVATGRTNAEIGRELHISEATVKTHLLRTFNKLGVSDRTAAVTTAMSMNLLT, encoded by the coding sequence GTGACGACCCCGACGACAGTGCTGTTGGTCGACGACCACCCCGTTGTCCGCGAGGGACTGCGCGGCATGATCGACGCCGAAGCCGATCTCACCGTCGTCGGCGAGGCGGGTTCGGGCGCGGAGGCGATCACGATGGCCGAATCCCTGTGCCCAGACGTCGTTCTCATGGATCTTCGGATGCCAGACGTCGACGGGGTCACGGCGACCGAGCGGATCCTGGCGGTGCTGCCGGAAACCCGCATCGTCGTCGTCACCACCTATGAGTCCGACACCGACATATTGCGTGCCGTCGAGGCGGGCGCGACCGGATATCTACTGAAGGACGTCTCGCGCACCCAACTCGCCGACGCCGTCCGCGACGCGGCGCGCGGGAAGACGGTGCTGGCGCCTGCCGTCGCGGATCGGCTGGTTCGCTTTGTACGCCAACCTGTTCCGGCGGCATTGTCGACACGGGAGGTCGAGGTGCTCGGTCTGGTCGCGACGGGAAGGACCAACGCCGAGATCGGCCGCGAACTGCACATCAGCGAGGCGACGGTGAAAACCCATCTGCTGCGGACGTTCAACAAGCTGGGCGTATCCGACCGCACCGCAGCGGTGACGACCGCGATGTCGATGAATCTGCTGACGTAG
- a CDS encoding sensor histidine kinase, with protein sequence MNRDAPDGWPRGGEWNWLWEAYAVGLAVATIVAVVLLDHRFPGNVVGAAIALSAMAAVVLAFGRRVTRSPDRGWRAVAFVTMVVGLWILAMLASPVSVAAVIATYPVVFSTLPLRTALVVTTIVNLIPLGILLLTHGIEAPNLTMAVAITLIGVVAAPVVGTVITRSMKQRRQLALLVAELAATRAESARLSREAGTAAERERLAREIHDTLAQGFTSIVMLAQAIEPELESDTAAAKRHVELIGATARENLAEARAMVAELTPSPLEEPLPAAIARQCDRLAAETDAAMTVRIDGDLPAQSMSSDVVLLRAAQEAFANIRKHARADAVTVELTPTGTGVRLAVTDNGIGFNGHPEGFGLRGMRARVAQVGGTMTLATAEGGGTRLTVEVPS encoded by the coding sequence ATGAACCGCGACGCGCCCGACGGCTGGCCGCGCGGCGGTGAGTGGAACTGGCTGTGGGAGGCCTACGCGGTCGGTCTCGCCGTCGCCACCATCGTCGCCGTGGTGCTGCTCGACCATCGCTTCCCCGGCAATGTGGTGGGCGCCGCGATCGCGCTGTCGGCAATGGCGGCGGTCGTGCTGGCATTCGGCCGGCGCGTGACCCGGTCCCCCGACCGCGGTTGGCGCGCAGTCGCATTCGTCACCATGGTCGTCGGCCTGTGGATCCTCGCGATGCTGGCGTCACCGGTGTCCGTCGCTGCCGTGATCGCCACGTATCCCGTCGTGTTCTCGACCCTGCCGCTGCGTACCGCGTTGGTGGTGACGACGATCGTCAACCTCATCCCTCTTGGAATTCTGTTGCTGACCCACGGCATCGAGGCGCCGAATCTGACGATGGCGGTGGCGATCACGCTGATCGGAGTCGTGGCCGCGCCGGTGGTGGGCACGGTGATCACGAGGTCGATGAAACAACGCAGGCAGCTGGCCCTGCTGGTCGCCGAGCTGGCGGCCACCCGCGCCGAGAGCGCGCGCCTGTCGCGAGAGGCGGGCACCGCAGCCGAACGGGAACGGCTGGCGCGCGAGATCCACGACACTCTCGCTCAGGGGTTCACCAGCATCGTCATGCTCGCCCAAGCCATCGAACCCGAACTGGAATCCGACACCGCGGCCGCGAAAAGACATGTCGAATTGATCGGTGCGACGGCCAGGGAGAACCTCGCCGAAGCGCGGGCCATGGTCGCCGAACTGACTCCCAGCCCACTGGAAGAACCACTGCCCGCCGCGATCGCGCGCCAATGCGATCGGCTCGCGGCAGAGACGGACGCCGCGATGACCGTGCGCATCGACGGTGATCTGCCCGCGCAGAGCATGTCGTCGGACGTCGTGCTGCTGCGCGCCGCACAAGAGGCCTTCGCGAACATCCGCAAGCATGCGCGCGCGGATGCCGTCACGGTCGAGCTGACGCCTACGGGTACGGGTGTACGGCTTGCGGTGACGGACAACGGCATTGGATTCAACGGACATCCCGAAGGGTTCGGTTTGCGCGGGATGCGCGCCCGGGTGGCGCAGGTCGGCGGGACGATGACCCTCGCGACAGCCGAGGGCGGCGGGACGCGGCTGACCGTCGAGGTGCCGTCGTGA